The Streptomyces sp. NBC_01268 genome window below encodes:
- a CDS encoding DUF817 domain-containing protein, whose amino-acid sequence MPSFPAPFAATLTTSCRRLLAFAWGQTRACAFAIALLSGVAASSLLPGLPVARYDLLVVYGVLLTVLFWTRGWETGREVAVIAVCHVIGLAFELVKVSLGSWSYPEPAVLKFAGVPLYGGFLYAAVGSYVCRAWHLFELELVRYRPRSTAVVAAAIYVNFFTHHWLPDARWPLAALLLLVTTGTSAHFTVHGARLRMPLALSFVLIGFFLWLAENLATYIGAWRYPYQLHGWQPVGVEKFGAWSLLISITVVLVAAIHHTPARRP is encoded by the coding sequence ATGCCGAGCTTCCCAGCGCCGTTCGCCGCCACCCTGACCACGTCCTGCCGCCGCCTGCTCGCCTTCGCCTGGGGACAGACCCGTGCCTGCGCCTTCGCGATCGCGCTGCTGTCGGGGGTGGCGGCCTCCAGCCTGCTCCCCGGGCTTCCGGTGGCCCGCTACGACCTGCTCGTCGTGTACGGGGTCCTGCTGACCGTGCTCTTTTGGACGCGCGGCTGGGAGACCGGTCGGGAGGTGGCGGTCATCGCCGTCTGCCATGTCATCGGCCTGGCCTTCGAGCTGGTGAAAGTGTCGCTCGGCTCATGGAGCTATCCGGAGCCCGCCGTACTCAAGTTCGCCGGCGTCCCGCTGTACGGAGGGTTCCTGTACGCGGCCGTCGGCAGCTACGTCTGCCGGGCTTGGCACCTCTTCGAGCTGGAGCTGGTCCGCTACCGGCCCCGGTCGACTGCGGTGGTGGCCGCGGCGATCTACGTCAACTTCTTCACCCATCACTGGCTGCCGGACGCACGCTGGCCGCTGGCCGCGCTCCTGCTGCTGGTCACCACGGGCACCTCCGCACACTTCACGGTCCACGGCGCCCGCCTGCGGATGCCGCTGGCGCTCTCGTTCGTCCTGATCGGCTTCTTCCTGTGGCTGGCGGAAAACCTGGCCACCTACATCGGCGCCTGGCGCTACCCGTACCAACTGCACGGATGGCAGCCCGTCGGCGTGGAGAAATTCGGCGCCTGGTCCCTGCTCATCAGCATCACCGTCGTCCTGGTGGCCGCCATCCACCACACACCAGCCCGCAGACCATGA